Within the Amaranthus tricolor cultivar Red isolate AtriRed21 chromosome 15, ASM2621246v1, whole genome shotgun sequence genome, the region TGTATATCTTCCGGGAATCCTCAATCATTTTAGCCTTGCAAAAGAAATACATGGAAGAATTTAGCTCAAAAGTTGTAGGAGGCATTTTATGATTCCTGTTCAATTCTTCAATCAGATAGGTGGTTAATTCTGATTGCCTACTGGTAATTGGTGTTACCACACTCGGACTACAACCATCAGCTACACCTGAACGACACTTCGAAATAATTACTTCATCGGATGCATCCATGAGCAAGCCAATCCTCTTTATTTGTTTCACAAGGGCTTCCACTTCCTTGAACATATTTTCTCTGCAATAGGCTTTCAACAGTAACATATATGTTGAGGTGGGAACGGTTATATTAGCCATTTCCATATCATCCAAAATATCATGAGCAGTTTCTAGGCAACCAGAATATATGCATGCGTGAATTACATCGCAACATAAACTGCCTTCTTGAGCTGCACCCATATTCTTTTGAATTGAAGCCAAAAGTTCCGACAATTGATCAACTCTTTCGCTTCTCTTGTATTTTATAATGAGTTGTGCCAAGCCTTTACTGCTAAGGATAAGCTTTCCATCCTTACATACTACAATCTTCTCAGCATTTGGCACATGAATGACAAAATCCTTCTGCAGCAACTCAAACATTACTTGAATGTTCAAACCATCTTTCAAATATGGGGGACCAATGGGCACCTGACTGGACTTCATTTGGTTCTTATTTTGTTGCAGAGGGCGTGACCCCCAGCAAAAATAAATATCAGTTACAAGGCTGGAAGCAGCATCAGCATCATCATGATCAAAATGCAAGCTCAACAGCTTATCATAGAAATGAACATAGTGTCCAGCAATTGGGATAGAAACTTGATCAACATAATATTTGAACTTATTCAACTCATCCCTAAGGCCATTCATCTCATAAATGTAAGTGAATAGAATAACGGAGTGTACATCAGCTACTACTCTTATTTGTGCCATTGCCTCTATTATTTGGAGCCCTTTCAGGAACGATCCGAATCTCACACAAGCCTCAAGAACAAGGTTGAAGATTGCAGTACTGGGTTTCACAGACATGGCGCGTTCAGATCTTTTTGCACTCAGATGATGGAAGCAATCACAAATCTCAAGAAGGGTATTTGACGCCAAACATGTCCCAATTTTAGTCTTCACCATATGCATAAAAACAGAACACAACACAGATCCTGGAGGGGCATTATTTTTCTGGAACATGAGTCTAAGTATTTTTGATGCAGGTACAGGCATCTGTGCTCTTCCTAGTGAAAG harbors:
- the LOC130801422 gene encoding pentatricopeptide repeat-containing protein At4g17616, with the translated sequence MVANVPPVSMYHKSGAMYQRLMKFHGFNLVVVSNFKKSAARVIHNKVHTIKSSISSLEFNSCHQQCNMVWVRHLCTSAEQGQLCWINDDNILKGLETSLLNCKEDEVWPIFSKFRNSYGFPPPAIMSKLISRLSYSSDQHLLSKACNLVFKISKVNSESLQHDSLSSLCLSLGRAQMPVPASKILRLMFQKNNAPPGSVLCSVFMHMVKTKIGTCLASNTLLEICDCFHHLSAKRSERAMSVKPSTAIFNLVLEACVRFGSFLKGLQIIEAMAQIRVVADVHSVILFTYIYEMNGLRDELNKFKYYVDQVSIPIAGHYVHFYDKLLSLHFDHDDADAASSLVTDIYFCWGSRPLQQNKNQMKSSQVPIGPPYLKDGLNIQVMFELLQKDFVIHVPNAEKIVVCKDGKLILSSKGLAQLIIKYKRSERVDQLSELLASIQKNMGAAQEGSLCCDVIHACIYSGCLETAHDILDDMEMANITVPTSTYMLLLKAYCRENMFKEVEALVKQIKRIGLLMDASDEVIISKCRSGVADGCSPSVVTPITSRQSELTTYLIEELNRNHKMPPTTFELNSSMYFFCKAKMIEDSRKIYRKMQAMHIQPTVQTFAFLIQGYSSLKMYREITILWGDIKRYMNAGCLLANRDMYELLLMNFLRGGYFERVLEVLRHMKDHSMCTDRWMYKQEFVRLHKNLYRSLRATDATSEAQKLRLEHVKAFRMWVRNN